One Deltaproteobacteria bacterium DNA window includes the following coding sequences:
- a CDS encoding DUF2304 domain-containing protein: MLIKILLVGGGVVLLFYFLVAARNRPVQKLAMSLVFLLIIGFALSPQLADRVAAAFGVGRGVDLALYLSTLALLFICFNLYLRQKTMEDRFTLLVRQLALLTARPAPLAELNEPTASLPPVVQRSSELLGPKREGGGEERGG; this comes from the coding sequence ATGCTGATCAAGATCCTCCTCGTGGGCGGCGGCGTCGTGCTGCTCTTCTACTTCCTGGTCGCGGCGCGCAACCGGCCGGTGCAGAAGCTGGCCATGAGCCTGGTCTTCCTGCTCATCATCGGGTTCGCGCTGAGCCCGCAGCTCGCGGACCGCGTGGCGGCGGCCTTCGGCGTGGGGCGTGGTGTGGACCTGGCCCTCTACCTGTCGACGCTCGCGCTCCTCTTCATCTGCTTCAACCTCTACCTCCGGCAGAAGACGATGGAGGACCGTTTTACCCTGCTCGTGCGGCAGCTCGCGCTCCTGACGGCGCGGCCCGCTCCCCTCGCCGAGCTGAACGAGCCGACGGCCTCCCTGCCGCCGGTCGTGCAGCGCTCAAGCGAGCTTCTCGGCCCGAAGCGCGAGGGTGGTGGCGAGGAGCGAGGCGGGTAG
- a CDS encoding glycosyltransferase family 2 protein, translating into MDPRELYVIVPAYNEGPVLGEVLRELLSVYPNVVVVDDGSSDTSHAIALRSGAHVLHHTTNLGQGAALQTGLTYALDRGARYLCTFDADGQHRVEDIATLAEALVREKADVALGSRFLGTAERMPTAKRLTLKAAVVFTRVVGGIRITDTHNGLRVLTAEAARRLTITQTSMAHASEILHKIVKYGLKHVEVPITVRYTDWSLKKGQSLLNAVNIVFDLMVRRLLD; encoded by the coding sequence GTGGACCCCCGCGAGCTCTATGTGATCGTGCCGGCCTACAACGAAGGCCCGGTGCTCGGGGAGGTGCTGCGCGAGCTCCTGTCCGTCTACCCGAACGTGGTGGTCGTGGACGACGGCTCCTCGGACACCTCGCACGCCATCGCGCTCCGCAGCGGCGCCCACGTGCTGCATCACACGACCAACCTGGGCCAGGGCGCGGCGCTCCAGACCGGGCTCACGTACGCGCTCGACCGCGGCGCGCGCTACCTCTGCACCTTCGACGCCGACGGGCAGCACCGCGTGGAGGACATCGCCACCCTGGCCGAGGCGCTCGTGCGCGAGAAGGCCGACGTGGCTCTCGGTTCACGCTTCCTCGGCACCGCGGAGCGCATGCCGACCGCGAAGCGCCTGACGCTCAAGGCGGCCGTGGTCTTCACGCGCGTGGTGGGCGGGATTCGCATCACCGACACGCACAACGGGCTGCGCGTCCTGACGGCCGAGGCCGCCCGGAGGCTGACCATCACCCAGACCAGCATGGCTCACGCCTCGGAGATCCTGCACAAGATCGTCAAGTACGGGCTCAAGCACGTCGAGGTGCCGATCACCGTGCGCTACACGGACTGGTCCCTCAAGAAGGGGCAGTCCCTCCTCAACGCGGTGAACATCGTCTTTGATCTGATGGTGCGGCGCCTGCTCGACTGA